In Edaphobacter paludis, a single window of DNA contains:
- a CDS encoding nitroreductase family protein, whose product MAEIKKTLSEAIEGRRATPSFDGEPIPAEDLQQILDAGLHAPSGYNMQPWRFIVVQSPEQKKRLRAASYNQGKVEEASAVIVACGDADGWRKDIDLMLQQGREGGMPESYAAQARSSVTNYLSSFSSDEMHGWLNKMVMIAFTHMMLMAEVIGYDTAPMEGFEQEKVHEVLRLPLSYWVVALLGVGHLKGDDKFNGGRFDMAHTVFGEEFGKPLK is encoded by the coding sequence ATGGCAGAGATCAAAAAGACCTTGAGCGAGGCGATCGAAGGCAGACGGGCGACGCCCAGCTTCGATGGCGAGCCGATTCCGGCAGAAGATCTGCAACAGATTCTGGATGCTGGCCTCCATGCTCCCAGTGGATACAACATGCAGCCGTGGCGATTTATTGTGGTGCAGTCGCCGGAGCAAAAGAAGCGGCTGCGGGCGGCGAGTTATAACCAGGGCAAAGTAGAAGAGGCGTCCGCGGTGATCGTGGCCTGCGGCGATGCGGACGGGTGGAGAAAAGACATCGACCTGATGCTGCAGCAGGGGCGCGAAGGCGGGATGCCGGAGAGCTATGCGGCGCAGGCGCGGAGCAGTGTGACCAACTATCTGTCCAGCTTCAGCAGCGACGAGATGCATGGCTGGCTGAACAAGATGGTGATGATTGCCTTCACGCACATGATGTTGATGGCTGAGGTGATTGGCTATGATACGGCGCCGATGGAAGGTTTTGAGCAGGAGAAGGTGCATGAGGTGTTGCGGCTTCCGCTGAGCTACTGGGTAGTGGCGCTGCTGGGAGTTGGCCATCTGAAGGGCGATGATAAGTTCAACGGCGGCCGGTTTGACATGGCACATACCGTTTTTGGCGAAGAGTTCGGCAAGCCTCTCAAATAA